TACAAAACCATTATTTCACTCGGGATTTTATCTAACACAAAGAAAGCATGCTGCCCTTTCTTAAGAACAAACTCTCACCTGAAGAGGTTATTGACTTAGTCTCCTTTCTAACAAAACCACTACCCAAATCCCCCAAACCACAATTTCTGGCAAGAGCTTGCCCCTTTTAAACTCCACAGTGGTAGCCATACCATTACCAGCTCTTGCATCGTTTAATGCCACCTGGGTGAGCAGTGATTCAGCCACTCAAAATAAAAACCAATCCAAGTCCCAACACAAGAGCAACTCAGTCCAGTCCCTGAGAGCATGAGAATTTGTCACTACTCCTTGTAGAGCTGCTTAGCACCTTGTTAGCTGATCTCCTCTGGAAACAAGCCTAATATTTACTGCCTCAGAGAGCTGCAGTACCTCTGATTGGCAGTTAATTTATTACAGCTGGAAGGGAGCACACTTCACCTTGCTGCAGTCATCAAGAATTAAACCCAGTAACCTGTACCACTGTTCTTTGTGCTGCCAGCAGTGGCCAAGCTGCTTTGTGACCACGCTGCAGGGCCTGGGAAAGCTCAGGACCGCTGACATTGGGTTCCCTCTCTTCTAGGACTTGTCCCCATCTGTCACACagtccatttttttccaaagttgtgCATAGCTGTGTTGCAAGGCATAATATGTCCTTTCTAGGGTCAAGGGTGTGGTGACagctgaataatattttttttcaatacacaAGTGCTGTAAAGTTGAGCCCTTGGCCCAAAAGAAACTTTAGCTGAGCAGCTGGGTTAGGAGACATCTACCCTCTGTTACTGTGAAGCCAGAGGGGTGAGTTTTCAGATCACTATGCTATCTGGTTAATGTACAAATGGGTTGAACTATTGGCTAGAAGAAAACAATCAAGATTGTTCTTGAtcaaagaaatacttaaaaaattgaCTTTTGAATTGGACCAGTACTTCACCACAAACTCTGGCTCCGGGTGTAAGTAGAGGTAGGGCCAGGCAGCTCACTCAGTGTCCTTTATCATACAGAGAATGGCAGGTGAAGGCATGTCTAGGAGTTGCTTGAGCACTGGCCATGCCTTACAGGGTCTGTTTGGTGTGGTGCAGAGCAGGCTTTCAGGAGCAGCTTGCGTCCACGAGAGGCATGATGACTGACACACAGTTCTGCAGATTAGCAAAGGGTGCTGTAAGTGCCATGCTTAAAACCGCACAAAATTAGTGCCTTGCTTGAGTCTTCTACCATTACTGCAAACCTTTAGATTTTTGCTTCGTCCAAAGAAATAATCGTTCCCAAACCTGCTTTCCCTTGCCATGGTCAAATGGAGCAAATAATCTGAGTTTTATGTGCTCATTTCTCATGTACCtcctttaaagcttttttttttccccatttacagGTGTAAACACTCAGCACAAGGCTAGTTACATATAGCACATCTTTACTAGATGCACAAAGCTTAAGATCTACTCTCAGACATTTTTACTTCTCATCGCTACAATATCCTCCACTTTTTCTCACTTCACTGGGTTAATTGCAGGCCTCATCAAAGCGCTCTTGAAAACCAGGCAGCATACAGTGACTGTCCCAGCTGCCCACCCCCCCGAAATCGCGGTGTCCGCTCAGTCGGGTATCCTCTCTTCCCATGTTTGTGTGAGCACAGCTTGGAGTGAGTCATTAACTCAGCTGCATACAGCTCGGACGTCTGTCAGCATCGTAAAACCTGGCCAGTAGGCTCGGACACCCTCGTGCCTTGAGGGGGCAAAGGAGCTAGGTCAAACTCAACAGGACAGGCAGATCTTTTTCAAATAAGAAGTTCATGCTCCGGCTACAGTTTAGGAAGCTGGTCCTAACCAGCTCTTCTGCGAGTGAGACGCTATGAAATCTGTGAGATACTGCCTCAGGGGCAGACTGATCCTAATGCAGCTGCAGCAGATCCCTGGTTTCCAGTTCAACAGCAAGCCTCAGCACCCCCTATGAACAGAGAAACCCTAGGCCACTTGTCTGGATGAAAACTTTCAATGACTGGGGGCTTGTTTGGATACGGACACTTACGTTTTTCTGCACTGATAGAAGCAAGACAGTCACCTCTGCCAACAGCACAAATATTGCACCAGATTTGAAATAAACTACCTATGGTTGTTATGACAAGATGGAGGGGATAGAGGGTTGGTGTCATGTTGGAGCAGTCTAAAGAGATGTAGTTGTTCACTACAGCTTTACGAGCAGTAAGACTTCAAAGCACAGGGTTACTAACTTCTAAAGCAGAGTTAAAACAACCTCTGAGGCACTGAACTAATAGCACTGTGAATCTGTGACAGAGGAAAAGTTTACATGAATAGCAGTGTGTTTATTGACTCCTCTGCCTGTTCTGCAGTTACCTGTaacatattttcaaaagtaaacatGTACTTGACTTTTCAAGAAGTTATTTGGGTGGTATGCTAGACTTTTTTTGACATCTTCTGTGTTCCTCCATCCCCAGAAAGGGAGctgagaaaagaaggaaggagaacagTGTTGCATTCTGGGAACTTTAttataagctttaaaaatgcattaaaattagCAGGAAAAAGACTTGACAAAGAAGCAAAACACATACAAGTTAGTGCTACTGAGTCCCACCATCCATAAGTGCACCGACCAGACCAGGAAAAGCAAGTTTCACTGGCTACCACCTTGTTCCCGAGAAGCAGCATCTCTGACAGTTTTCTTGGGAAGGAGCTGGGAAAGGATATTTGGTATAACCCCTCCTTGAGCGATGGTCACGCAGGAGAAGAGCTTGTTCAGCTCATCATCATTTCTGACGGCCAGCTGGATGTGCCTGGGCAGGATCCTggctttcttgttttcctgtgcaGCGTTCCCTGCCAGCTCCAGGATCTCCGCGCATAGGTACTCCAGCACCGCAGCCAGGTAGATGGCAGCGCCAGGACCGATCCTGTCAGCGTAGTTCCCTCTTTTAAGGAGCCTGTAGACACGACCCACGGGGAACTGCAGACCAGCCTTGGCCGATTTGGTTTTCTTCAGTACAGCTCCAGGTTTGCCAGCCACTATGTGTTTCTTTCCACGTCCGGACATTCTGACGGGTGAGGAGACACAAAGGGTTGGAGATCTTCAGATTGGTGCTTGGGCTACAGCTAACTGATAGCAAGAAGAGACAACACCAAGGTGAGTTACACTTTCTGCTCTTCCACATCAAGAAGAAAGCTTGTTCTTTTCTTGAGGAAAGAGAGAGCCCCACACCACAGTTCATCAATAGCAGAGCTAAGATTTTAACTACTACTACCCTTTTACAGCCTACCTTTTAGGAGAGAGGCCTTGTTGTAAAACCAGAATGGTCTGACAACCTGCCAAGAAAGGCTTATTGAAACAGATATGAGGAGCTCAAAAGAAAAGAGGCTTTTCCCTGCTACTGGGAATGTATTTGGGATTGAGGGACAGTGAATCTTCTtcaataacattttcttaaactgttaTCTCAAAGCTAACTTGAAGCCAAGCCTGCCTTTTGTTCCAAGAGGAATCTGTATTCTAACTTCTTCCATTATCAGGTTagatctttctttcattttaaacctAACAATTGAAAAATCCCTGCAGGTCACAGCATCTTATACCCAAAATACTCCAAGGGGTTTTAATACAAAGTTCTAAATTAATTCCCCAAGGGATATTCTCTGGCTGCTATGAGGGTACTGGAGGTGTCCTGcaccaggaaaaggaagaattaacTTGGACAGCGCAGTGCAgactaaaaaaatagaaattaccaTCTATTTACTCAGGATTAAGGAAATTCAGTCCAGTTAGAGTACTTTTACAATTGGAGTGGCAAAAACACTTATTTAAAGAACATTTCTAATCTATGAGTAAATAGGACAGTTAGCTTCCAGCACAGCTGTTTGCAATATACAAGAACACCCATCACTAAATTAACATGTGGGGGTTTTGTgtagtttttaatatttgaatatttaagaaaaatcagaataagatttgggagggagaaacaaaaaaatcccagcctaTAATAAAATCCAAGCAAACCAAGCCATAACTCATTATCTCTATTATCAAACAATAGTTTTCCTATTCTGATTACTCACGTTACAGACATACTGTGCTACAAATACAGCTAACTTACAAAATAACATAAAGTCCACCATAACCCCAAATCTTTCACTATGTATTGGAAATGAAAAGTATACCCCATTACCttcaaaaattcttattttagccTAGTCTGTGCCTTGCTATAGCCTGCACTCAAAAGTAAACAAGCCACATAACACCACTCACCCTACCCCTGGGGCAGAACCTTTTTATTAGCAATTTTTTCTCCTCATCAGTGGGTCACCTGGGCAATTAATGAGTCATTCTCACATGTGGGTCATCTTCCTTCTAACCCCTGAtctgggggaaaaggaagaaatacattatAGATGCCCAGAAGCAAATTTTCCAGGGGGGAGAAGCCAGGCTGTCTCCAGGGGCTGAGCCACAGCTATATTTCAGTCTCACTGTGATACTGCCAGCTCTCACCCACTCTGGCTGGAGTATTTTTGTCTGTACGCTGTGTGTAAAAACAGTCCTCTCTTTCCTGCTGAAGCTTGATAAAAAAAGTACATAGGGGAAATGTGCTTTATAAATACGATGTATTTTTAgttgggtgggaggggggaaactGTGTATTTTTTATGTGTGTCCTGGGCAGAGAGAGTTATGCTATGTTCACGTTGTCTCTGAGCCCTACCAAGTGATGTGATGGGGCTGCTCCTAAGATTTGGGCTTCTGCCCCCTCTTCTGGTAACTCTCTGCCCCAGATGGGGCTCAGGGTTTACTGTGGGAACAGAGGGGCTCTGGTGCCAAGGGTCCTTGGCTAGTTCCTCTCAGTTCACCTGGGCAAAAATCTCACCTAATGCAAATGAATATTTTTgagcaccttttaaaaaatgagtgcACACTCTCTGCTCATGctctttctgtgtttgttttctggtgtTCAGAACAGGTTCCAACCAGCAACACACAAGAGCCATGGGTGTGAATGGTATTTCAGTCACAGAAGATGACTATTAAACCAGCAGGTCCTCCTGAAAGCCCAGGCTCTGACAAAACATTCGTACGGCAAAACCGGCGCCGACAGCTGAGCCTTCGGTTCTGCATGCCGGGTACTAACTGCGGGTCAGAGGCAAAAGACTTTGGAGCACCTGCAGAAGACTCCAAAATTGTGATCCTGAAAACGTTAGCTCACGTGCTGCCCTGCCGGAAGGCTCTGTAGCCTTTTACTTTCTGATTTCAGGTTCTCACATCATCTATATTTGTGGCTCCATCTGTCACTCGGCCGCTGTTCTCACAAGGACGAGCGTTTAGTCCAAGCTGGGTGAGGCTGAGTCCTCCTCCACCTCAGGGCCCTGGGAGAAGGGTATGGGGCACCCTCTGCGCGTCCAAATACTCTCCATAAGGACTGATGCCCCCTCAAAGCTCAGCTGTCTATTTCTTTTCAattcagaggcagaaaaggtgGCTGTGCCTCCCCTTCAGTAAACCAGACTTAGCACAGGGTAAGTGTCCCAGCACGCTTCAGGATACATGGGTGTTAACGGGATGTCCATGATGTTACAGCGTGTTATAGCGGGgcttctgcatttccatttcagGCCCTTGGCGGAGCGGAGACACAGTCGTTTCTCTGCATGCCTAGTACAAACACACTCTGAAGGCCTGCTGGCAAGTTGTGTGGGGGTGTTTTTGTGGGGACTCAGAGCTGGGATCCCCCTTTCTGGGCGAGCGTGCTGACCATCAGGTTAGAGCATAAAAGGAGGGGGAGGTGGGAGCGgcctcttcccccttctctgCTGCGTGTCTCTCAGAAGAAAGCGCAAGGTCTGCTCAATTCTTTGAAAGGGCAGAGGTGCCCATTTTTAGGGAATGGAATGTTGACCCCAAATGGATTGGGGTTGCCATACTCAACCCACTCCTCAGTGTTTGGCGAGTGGTGCTTTAAGACAAcctcaaatataaaataaaagataaaaataaaaaaaaaattaaaaattcttgtaATGCTAATTGGCTATGGGCCAATCCTAAGAATATTTGAAGTACTGATACTTATGTCTGATACAAATAGGTAatacaggtttttgttttttgttttttttttacagaacagggaaagaaaaatgaggagaGAAGCCAGTGGAGAAATAAAGCAGGATATGAAatataaacagacaaaaagagactcaatgaagaggaaagggaagagttACAGTGAAAAACTAAGGCAGAGGAGAGCCCCAAAACTCACCAACTATATCTGGATGCTCCTCGGGAAGTTTTTCCTATGGCTGCCAATTTATTTGGGGTGTTCCTATGATGGTGCCCAGTTTGGTTTATGCATTCAGGTTTACAGTAGCTCCAGGACACTGGCTGGCGAGCATGAGGAGCTGAGGCCGTGCCCAGCTCAGCACCCTGCCTGGCTGGGATCCCACATGTCATGGCCATGCTGCTTCCCCTCGCGCCCTACAGAGCCCGGTGTCCAAGCAGGACAAGCCacccggggctgggcaggaggacaGGGGCTCACAGCTCTGCCGCCACATCGCCAGGGTGCCCGTGAACTCCTTTTAGCAGGGCTGACCCACAGAAAATGCACTTTCTCTTCCTGCCTGATTGCTTCACAGGTAAGAAAGGAGTGCTGGAAGGTTGGTTGGAAGTAGCTCCCgtttgttttttaacttctgaaacaaGAGTTTCAGAACGTGTTACATGTTTTTCAATCTGGTAtcaaattccttgctttgctctccaCTGTGTAACTGTTCCAGGGTGTGTTTTGCAGGCTGCTTTTAGAGGACATGATTTTGTATCCCTTGCTGTGCTGCCGAAACAATGATAAAAGGGGCAAGGCAAGAGCAGGGCTGCACTGCAAACCTGGCTGAGCTCCGGTGGTGAGGATATAGCATGGGGATGAGGAGTGGTTTCTTAGGTTGCGAGGCTGTGCCACCTGGAAGTCGGGCAGGAATTCCTCTGCCCTCCATGACTTACATCCTGCATCGTTTCCGAGCTGATGTTGGTTTGAGGGGTAGGAGGAGAGGGTAGGGGCATCTCTCCAGATGAATGGTACTTGGGTTAAAGCCCCGCTGGGGTCGTGCAGACTCATGGCTTATGTGAACAACCTTTGTATGAAACCCCTCCAGAAGCACTCGTGGGGTGGCACGCAGGGACGGCTGCTTGCAGGCCCGGGGGCGAGTTGGTAGCCACCACAGCTGCTTGCAGGAGGGACTGGTGCCCGTCGGCCCCGGGCTGCTCCATGAGGCGCCCACacctttctgcctgcagaagggGGATGGGGAGCAGCGAAGCCCCTGGCAGGGGGAGGCCAGCCAGTTTCTAAATGACACTGCTCTCCATGGGGTGCATCCCGGCGCTCCCTGCCCGGGACATGAAGCGGGATCCCCGTTAGGAGCAGGGGCCGGACCGGTGCAGATGCAGCGGGGGGACCCGGACCTTTTAAAAACCGGCACTGTGGCGGGTACGGGAAACGCCGGCGGtaagggagaagaagagggaagaaaacaccCCACAGCAAGAGTTGAAACCCGTGAACTCCTCTagccgggccgccccggccccgctgctgtcAAACAGGACGCTTCCCCTCGCTGCTCCCCGgggcccgcccgcagccccgccacGGCAGCTCCCACAGACCCACGCCGCGCCGCCGGCACCGGCCTTATTAGGCAGCggcaggggaagaggcagcggtgctgcgcccgccccgccggggagcgccgcctcctccgcccgcGCCGCGCACGCCGGGACCGGcccagcccagcgctgctgccgctgtcgccgccgtcgccgccgaccgggccccggccccggccccggccccgccggcaggaTGCAGGTGAGCAGCCGGGGGCCCTGGGCACCCGGCCCGTGTGCGGCCGGTGCTGCGGAGGGAGCCGGCCCGGGCCGGGCACCAGGCCTGGCTGCGGCCGCCGGAGCGGGTGGCctgcggccccgccggcagccatGGGCCGCCCTCAGCGGCGGAGcgccgcggggcagccggggcggggggagcccggtTTCGTCCCCCTTTCTGAGGGCGGAGGTGTCTGTCATGTGTCGGCCTTGTTATGAAGCTCCATGGcttggttttgtggtggtttgctggggtttttttgttttgttttgtttttttccccaatacgaTATTTATTTCGCTACTGTAGTAAGCAGATGGGCGGGTGGGTGTTTTAGGCACTTCATGAGTATGTTGATAAACGACAGTAGATGCTGTGAAATGCTGTGTCGAGGGAAAAATGACCGCagtcagagacaaaaaaaaaaaaaagtaatccggTGTGCTAGGTGCTGtgctactttgttttctttccttcttttattttttttttccctccggTAGTCCAGAAGTACTGTGTTTTGGTCTAGCGAAGAGATACGGTCTTGAACAGACCCAGTGTAAGCGGTATTGATACAAGCCATAGCAAAGCAGTGGGTGTCATATTCAGTTTTCAAAGTGAGCTCAGGTCAAGATGGTAAGGAACCAAAATCGGCCTGTGAATGCTTATAActgcattttcatgtatttaaaaaaataaaattgctataTAACTTGGAAAAACTTCTCCTGAGCTTCTCAACAATACGTGGGTGCCTATTGGCCTTGTTTTGCAGGATTACTATGACTGTTTCACAGCAAAGTCTCTTTTTAACTTTCAGGAACAGTCTAGGCATAGCTTTAGATCTGATTCCGTAGCAATGGGCTTGTCTGGCAGAGACTATGCTTGCTTCTCTCTAAGCACTTGTGTAGTCACACTGACTTATAgcaaagatggggacagactttttagcaaggcctgttgtgacaggacaaggagcaatggttttaaactacgggagagcagatttagactggatttaagaaagaaattttttacactgagggtggtgaggcactggaacaggttgcccagagaggcagtggaggccccatccctggaaacattcaaggtcaggttggatggggctctgagcaacctgatctagtgaaagatgtccttgctcttgcagggggcttggactagatggcctgtaaaggtcccttccaacccaaaccgttctatgattctatgacttgaATCTACCAAGGAGACTTCCTATATATCCAGAGTTAGGTCTGCAAGGCTGACGCCTATGTGTCTTCTCACCAGCGCTTCCCGATGCAATGACTGCTGATTTGGTGGCCTGTTGTTCTGCTGAGGC
The genomic region above belongs to Mycteria americana isolate JAX WOST 10 ecotype Jacksonville Zoo and Gardens chromosome 1, USCA_MyAme_1.0, whole genome shotgun sequence and contains:
- the LOC142406979 gene encoding histone H2A-like, translated to MSGRGKKHIVAGKPGAVLKKTKSAKAGLQFPVGRVYRLLKRGNYADRIGPGAAIYLAAVLEYLCAEILELAGNAAQENKKARILPRHIQLAVRNDDELNKLFSCVTIAQGGVIPNILSQLLPKKTVRDAASREQGGSQ